Part of the Streptomyces sp. f51 genome is shown below.
TCTTCTTCGGGGTCCCGGAGAAGGTGGTGTTGGCGAAGTACTGGCGCTTGAACACCGGAGAGGCGCAGTCGGCGGCGGCGGCCGGGCCGGCGTCGACGGCGAGCAGGCCGCCGCTCGTCGCCAGGGTGACGGCGACGGCGGCGACGAGTCTCAGCCAGGTGGGGTTCTTCACGGAGGGGATGCCTTTCGGGCCGTTCGAGGGGGCTGTGACTAGACCCGTGACCAGGGCGGTTGGTTGTATCGAGGCGAGGTGACGCCGAGTCCCGGACCCGTCCCGGTGCAGCCCCCTTGGCCCCGGCGGGCGTGACAGGCCCTGTCCGACTGTCCCGGGCCGGGCCGGGCCTGCCCGACTGGGCGTCGGCAAAGGCATGGGTCCGGCGGGCGTAGCGTAGAGGTCATGACGAAGTACGGATCCTTCCCCGGTACGCGTCCCCGGCGGCTGCGCACCACCCCCGTCATGCGCCGGATGGTCGCCGAGACCCGGCTGCACCCCGCCGACCTCATCCTCCCCGCGTTCGTGCGCGAGGGCGTGAGCGAGCCGGTGCCGATCGGGTCGATGCCCGGGGTCGTGCAGCACACGCGGGACAGCCTGAAGAAGGCGGCCCTGGAGGCGGTGGAGGCCGGGGTCTCCGGGATCATGCTGTTCGGGGTTCCCGAGGACGAGAAGAAGGACGCCGTCGGGACCCCCGGCACCGACCCGGACGGGATCCTCCAGGTCGCCCTGCGCGATGTGCGCGCCGAGGTCGGCGACGACCTCCTCGTGATGTCCGACCTGTGCCTCGACGAGACCACCGACCACGGTCACTGCGGTGTGCTCGACGACCAGGGCCGGGTCGACAACGACGCGACCCTGGAGCGGTACGCCGAGATGGCCCAGGTCCAGGCCGACGCGGGCGCCCATGTCGTGGGCCCCAGCGGCATGATGGACGGTCAGATCGGTGTCATCCGTGACGCACTCGACCAGATCGGCCGCGAGGACGTGGCGATCCTCGCCTACACCGTCAAGTACGCCTCCGCCTTCTACGGCCCGTTCCGGGAGGCCGTCGGCTCGTCCCTGAGGGGCGACCGCAAGACGTACCAGCAGGACCCGGCCAACGCCCGTGAGTCGCTGCGGGAGTTGGCGCTCGACCTGGAGGAGGGCGCCGACATGGTGATGGTGAAGCCCGCCGGTCCCTACCTCGACATCCTCGCCCGCGTCGCCGACGTGTCCGACGTACCGGTCGTCGCCTACCAGATCTCCGGCGAGTACTCGATGGTCGAGGCCGCCGCGGAGAAGGGCTGGATCGACCGCGACCGGGCGATCCTGGAGTCCCTGACCGGTATCAAGCGCGCCGGCGCCCAGAACATCCTCACGTACTGGGCGACCGAAGCGGCCCGCGGCCTGCGTTAGTACGACAGCGCAGCGTCCAGGGTCTGCTGCCAGTACGTCACCGTGAGCTTGTCGTCGACGTACACACCCTTCGCGGGGAGCGCGGTGGTCACGCCGCGGCTCTTGCCGAAGCCGACCTCCAGGGTCTTGGCCGTGTAGCCGTTGCCGCCACTGCCGTCGGCCGACGACAGCAGCACGCCCGCGTAGCCGGACTCGCCGGGAGCGAGGGTGACGACCGCCTGCGGGTGGGTCTCCTCCGCGACCGGCGGGACGGACTGGGCCTCACCGAAGCGGGCGATCGGATAGCCCGTCAGGTCGCAGTTGCGCGAACCCGTGTTGGTGACGGTGAGCAGCAGGTGGTTCAGCGGCCGGGAGACGGCCGTCGCGCTCGTACGGGTGTTGGAGGCGTCGCACGCCACGTTCCGGGTGCCGGTGCCGGTCTTGCCCGTGGAGCCGCCCGAACCGCCCGCCGAGCCCTTGCCGCCCGTGCCGGTGCCGCCCGTGGTGGTGCCGGTGCCCTTCGAACCGTTCGCCGAGCCCGAGCCCGAGCCCGATCCGGAGCCCGTGGTCGTGCCGGTCCCCGCGGGCTTCGCCGTCGTGTCCCCGCCGGCCGCCGGGCCGTCCGACCCCGCCGAGGGACGGGCCGGGGCGGACGAGCCCTCGTCGCGGACGCCGTTCCCGTTGCCGCAGGCCGTGAGCGAAAGCGCGGTGAGCACGATCGCGGAGGCGGCGAGCAGACGGGTGCGGCTGGTGCGGGTGGTGCGTGCGGACATGGGTGATCCCCCTGTGGTGTCGCTGGTGGGACGGCCGCTCGACCGGTCGGCGGGAGCGGCGTGCTTGGATGGCCACAGCTTGCGCGGTGATCCGTCCCGGCCGCCACGCCCGGCGGGGAACGTGGGACGCTGGAACGCCGAAATGCCGTCTGACCTGGGGAAACAATCCTCCCTTGGAACGCGGTACGGGACACGGGGGATGGAGGAACGGTGGCGGGGGACGAGTTCGCGGAACTGCTTCGGGAGCTGAAGGAGCGGTCCGGCCTCAGCTACGGGGCGCTCGCCAAACGGCTGCACGTGAGTACGTCCACGCTGCACCGGTACGTCAACGGGGATGCCGTACCGGCGGACTACGCGCCCGTGGAGCGGCTGGCGCGGGTGTGCCGGGCCGACCCGCAGGAGCTGGTGGAGCTGCACCGGCGGTGGGTCCTCGCGGACGCGCTGCGCGGGAGGAAGGGTGCGGGCGCCGGTCCGGAGGGCATCGCTCCGCAGAGTGCCGCTCCGGAGGGTGAGGGCGAAGGCGAGGGCTCGGGCAGCGCGGCGCCGGGCGCGGAGACGGGCCCGCGGGCGGAGCGTCCGGCGGACGACGACCAGGGGACCGGGGAGACCACGGAAACCGAGGAGGTTGACGCCGAGGAAGCCGCGCCCGTGGGGCGGGGCCGCTCGCGCCGCCGCCGGACCCTGGTGCTCGCCGCGGTCGGCGCCGTCGTCGCGACCGCCGCCGTATCCGGCGCGCTGGGTGTACGGATCGGGTCCGGCGGCGGTCACGACGACAGCGGGGGCAAGGCGGTGGCCCTCGGCGTACCGAGCGCCACCGGCCTGCGGAAGACCGGAGCGGCCAACGGCGCGGAGCACGGCTCGCCTTCGCCGTCCGCCTCGCACAAGGGCGGCCCCAAGGCGTCCGTCTCCTCCATCGGCGGGCCCGTCGACCCGGCGGGGGGCGGCGGCGACGCGACGGCCGGACAGGGAGCGGACGCCGACGGAGCGGGCGCGCCCACCGTCGTCACCGACGCGTACAAGTTCGAGGACCCGTGCAGCCAGCACTACCTGGTGAACCGGCCCGCCCCCCAAGTGCCCCCGCCGCCGGGCGAGTCGGACGCGCGCGGCTGGGTCGCCGCACTCGGCGCGGTCCCTGGCGGGGAGCAGATGATCGCACTCACCGTGCAGGGCACCGGGAAGGCGACCGTCGTCCTGAAGGAGCTGCACGTGCGGGTCCTGGACAAGAACGCACCGCTCGCCTGGAACGACTACGCCGTGGGCGTGGGCTGCGGCGGCCACGTGGACACGAAATCGTTCACCGTCGACCTCGACGCGGGCCGGCCGGCCGTCGGGGTCAAGGGCGGCCAGCGGAACTTCCCCTACAAGGTCAGCGAGTCCGACCCCGAGGTCTTCTACATCATCGCCGGCGCTCAGGCGCACGACGTGAGCTGGTACCTGGAACTCGACTGGTCCAGCGGGGCCAGGAGCGGAACGGTGCGTGTCGACGACCACGGAAAGCCGTTCCGGACGAGCGGGAACGTGGGGCGCCCCGCCTACAACCACCCGCTGGGCAGCAGCGAATGGCAGACGGCACCTCCCCCTGGCTGAACCACCTCGCCAAGTAGCCCTGGAAGCTAGGGTGTTGACCGTCGGTTGACGCGACCCTCCAGGGAGATGCCTCATGTCCGGTGACGCCCTCGGCCAGGACCCCGCCGAGCTGAGAAGGAGGATCGACACCACCAAGGCGCACCCCGCCCGGGTCTACGACGTCCTTCTCGGCGGCAAGGACCACTATCCCGTCGACCGGAACGCGGCCGCCGCCGCGCTCGCCGCGAACCCGCGCGGCTACCTCGACGTCCGGCACAACCGCGACTTCCTGCGCCGGGCCGTGACCGCGCTGGCGGAGGAGGGCGGCATCCGGCAGTTCCTGGACATCGGCACCGGACTGCCCACGCAGGAGAACGTCCACCAGATCGCCCAGCGGATCACCCCGGACGCGCGGGTCGTGTACGTCGACAACGACCCGGTGGTCCTGGCCCACGCGCGCGCCCTGCTCACCAGCGGGCCCGAGGGCCGTACGGACTACATCGACGCGGACCTCAAGGAGCCCAAGCGGATCCTCGAACAGGCCGCCGAGACCCTCGACTTCGGGCAACCGGTCGCCCTGGTGCTCGTCGCGGTCCTGCACTTCGTCGAGGACGCCGAGGCCTACCCGATCGTGCGCGCGCTCGTCGACGCGCTGCCGTCCGGCAGCCGTGTGGTCGTCAGCCACCTCACCGAGGACCTGAACGCCGAGAACGTCCGCGCGGTCCAACGGACGTACACCGAGCGCGGGTTCACGTTCGTCCTGCGGTCGAGGGCCGAGGTCGAGCGCTTCTTCACCGAGAACGGCCTGATCCTGGACGAGCCCGGTGTCGTCCCCGCCCACCACTGGCGCCCCGACGGCAACGCCCCGGCCCCCGAGCCCGCCGACCCCGCCTTCCTCGCCACGCTCGACGCCATCGACAAGGTCCGCCACCTCGGCATCGGCGACGTCACGGACGCGGACATCAACGTGTACGTCGCCACGGGCGTCAAGCCCTAGGCACCGCAACGGGGTTGGCGTCCGCGTCCGTATCCCGGAATCGGCGGGTGTAGGCGCCACGCATCGGCCTAGGGTGCGGTCAGGGCGCCCCCGGCAGGACAGGGCCGCCCGCAAGGACGCAGCCGGCCGGGGCGCCGCCCGCAAGGACGCCACCCGCCGGGGCGCCGACCTCAACGACGCCACCTGCCGGGCGCCGACCGCAAGGACAAGGAGCCGTCATCGTGACCGTCGCCGAACCCGCCACCGCGACCGCACCCGTGCCCCCGCTCGCCGCGAGGGCCACCGCGATCGGCGGTTCGCCGGTACGGGACATCCTCGCGGTCACCGCACGCCCCGAGGTGATCAACTTCGCGGGCGGTCTGCCCGCCCCCGAGCTGTTCGACGCGGACGGCATCGCGGCCGCCTACCGGGACGTCCTCGCCGAAGAACCCGAACGGGCCCTCCAGTACTCGACGACCGAGGGCGAACCGACACTGCGGGCCGCCCTCGCCGACCGCATGAGCGCGCGCGGACTGCCGACCGGGCCCGACGACGTCCTCGTCACCACCGGCTCGCAGCAGGCACTGTCGCTGCTCGCCACCGCCCTGCTCGAACCCGGTGACACCGTCCTGGTCGAAAGTCCCTGCTATCTGGCGGCACTTCAGGCGTTCGCCTTCGCCGGAGCGCGCGTGGTGGCCGTGCCGGGCGACGACGAGGGCATCGACCCCGACGCCCTCGCCGAACTCGTGGTCGGGGAACGCCCGAAGCTGCTCTACACCGTGCCGACCTTCCAGAACCCGACCGGCCGCACCCTGCCGGCCGGCAGGCGGGCCGCCGTCGCCCGCGCCGCCGCCGCGCACGGCCTGTGGATCATCGAGGACGACCCGTACGGAGAACTGCGCTTCGAGGGCGAGCGGGTCCCCTGGATCGCCTCCCACGACGGCGCCGGGGACCGGACGGTCCTCCTCGGCTCCTTCTCCAAAGTCATGGCACCCGGCCTGCGGCTGGGGTGGCTGCGGGCGCCCGCCGCACTGCGGCGCGCCTGTGCCGTCGCCAAGCAGGCCGCCGACCTGCACACCCCGACCGTCAACCAGCTGGCCGCCGCCCGCTATCTGGCCGACCGCGACCTGGACTCCCACGTGGCCCGGGTCGCGGCCGTCTACCGCGAACGGCGGGACGCCATGCTCGCGGGCATCGGCGCCGCCCTCCCGGCCGGATCCACCTGGACCCGCCCGGAAGGCGGCATGTTCCTCTGGGCCCGCCTCCCCGAGCCGTACGACACCACAGCCCTGCTCCGCCAGGTGGTCGACCAGGGCGTGGCCTACGTCCCCGGAGCCCCCTTCTACGCGGGCACACCGGAGACGTCGACCCTCCGCCTGTGCTTCGTCACCCAGACGTCGGAGGAGATCGCCGAGGGGTTGCGCCGGCTGGCGACGGGCTTGCGGAAGTAGCGGACGGGGACGAGGAGGGGGCGGACGGGGTCGGGGCGGCGGACGGGGACGACGAGGCCGGGGACGGGGAGGCGGGAGCCGAGGTCGCGTCGCTCGGGGACGGGGACGGGGATTGGGATTGGGACGGGGCCGCGGAGGCGGAGGGAGTCGTCCGGTCCGTGTCCCGGGCGGTCGGCCGCTGGCCGATCCTGTCCACCACCCCTTGCGCCACGACGGCTCTGACCTGTGAGAACCCCCCGTTCTTGTCCGAGTGCCCCCGCTCGAACATCCCGAGGTAGGCATAGGTCTCCGGGTCGAAGACGAGCCCGAACGCCATCTTGGGGTAGGAGATCCCGACGCCGTGCCGCCCGAGCGCGTCCACCCGGTCGTGGTCGATCTTGACGGCGGGCAGCTTCGCGACGGCCTCGAACGCTGCGGCCCGCAGACCCGGAGGCAGAACCCGGGGGCCCCGCAGGAACATGCACGCCTCCGCGTACACGAACAGGCCGTCCTCCTCGCTGCCGCCCGGGGCCGTGCCGTGCCCGAACCACTTGAGGAGCTCGTCGGGATCGGTCGGCCACTTCTTCAGCTTCGAATACTGGAGGGGGATCGACTGCACCTGGTGCTTGCCCAGGGGCGGGTCGTCCTGGATCCTGCCGTCGTAGATGTACCGGGTCGGCTTCGAGCCGTCCACGGACAACCAGCACTCGTCGACGAGCCGCATCTTCCGCCCGCCCCTGTCGTAGGTCCGATGAGTGATCTCCCGGGAGTACATGTACTGGTCGTCGCGGGGGATCGGCATACCGTCGTCGTCCACACGTGACCGGTCCGCGGCCCTGCGCAGTACCTGCGCCGCGTTGAGCGCGGTCAACCGCGTTCCGCCGGCGCGGATGGCGAACAGCGTCGTGCCGGCCACCGCCGCGGTGCCGGTGGCCGCGATCGCCGCGCGGAACACCAGCCGCCGCGACAGCGGACGCTGCCGCGCGAGCGCCGTGCCCCCGTCACCGGTCTCCTCACCGATGGCGGACGTCAGCCGGGCGAAGGCGACGGCCCGCGCCCGGTCGCTCGGTCCGTCCCGGTCGGCCCCGAGGCCGCGTACAAGGCTGAGGTCATCCACGGCGGGGTTCCTCCTCTTCCTCTCGAAAGGCTGTGGGATCCGACCCGCCCAGTGCTACGCGCAGCTTCTTCCGGGCCCGGTGCAGCCGGGAGCGCACCGTGCCCACCGGTATGCCCAGGGCCTCGGCGGCCTCCGCGTAGTCGAGGTCTCCCCAGGCGATGACCAGCAGGACGTCCCGGTGGCGCGCGGGCAGCTTCGCCAGGGCCGCCGTCAGGGCGTCGCGCGTGTTCTCGGCACTGATCCGGGCGGTCACCCGTTCGGCCAGCGGCTCGCCGCCGCTCCCGTCGGATGGGGTCCGGGAGGCCACGCGTGACAGCGCCCGCAACTGCCGTGCCTCGGAACGACGTTGGCCGCCGATCAGACGCGTGACGATGCCGTACAGCCAGGGCCGCGCGTGGGGCCTCGTCAGGTCGTACCGGCGCCGCCGCTGGAAGGCGATCACAAAGGTCTCGGCCATGAGATCGTCGGCGGCCTCGGTGCCGAGCCGCCTGGCCGCGTACCGGTGGATGTCGTCGGCGTAGCGGTGGAACAGCTCGGCGAACACATCGGGTTCGTCCCAGGACCGCTCGATCACCGAGGCGTCGGAGTCGCCGTCCTCGCCCGCCCCGCCACCGCTGTCGTGCCCGACGGCGGTGGCGGTGACGGCACGGGGAACAGGGACTCCGACGCTCGGTGAGAGGGTCATCGGTCGCCTCTCGGGCTCATGGATCTCCTCGAAGACGGGGGCAGGGTCACCCGCTGTCCGCCGCAGCCCGCTTTCGAGTTCCCGCTTCCGGGCGACGAGTCCTCCGGCGCCCGGACGAGGGGCTCAGTCCCACCAGAAGGACCACACCCGCTCGTTGAGCACCTCATGCTCGGCGTACTCCCGCAGGGTCTGGTGATCGCCCTGGGCGATGTTGTCCGGGCAGAAGGCGAAGTGCTCCGCCGCGACCGCCTCGGCCTCGGCCACCGTGGCCGGCGGAGCCGCCACCGAGAGCACCAACTGGTCGAAGGTCAGCGCCACCACCCGTATGCCGAAGCGGTCCTCCCACGAGCGGAGCACCGCGCCCAGACGCGCCACGTCGTTCTCGTGGTTCAGGGGACCCGACCAGCCGAGGACCGCCGGGATGTCGGCGCTGCGGCGCGCCGGGACCAGGGCGACCCGCGGCTCCTTCAGCCAGGAGCCGGGCTGTGCCAGGGAGTCGGCCATCTCGGCGGCGCGGGCCTCCGGATCCGCGGCGAGCGGCCCCGCGGCCGCCAGGCCGGGCCAGAGCGGGCCGTACGGGGCGATCGTCTCGTCGAGGCCGGGCTGCTCCCCGAAGATCTCGACGACCTTCTCCTTGCCGGGGTAGTCCTGGTCCGGGCCGGGCTCGTCGGCCGCGTACTCCTCCCAGAACTCCGCCAGCACCTCATCGGCATCGTGGTCCCCGGGATACGACATCTCACCGGGCATCAACTCCCAGTCCTCCGGGCCGCGCTGCGGGCCGCCCACGTCCAGCAGCACCGGCAGCAGACCGGAGGTCCTCGCCGCGGACAGGGCCGCCCAGTCCCCGGGAGCCGCCCGGTCCTCGGCATGCCACAGCAGGGGCTCGTGCCACGGGCCGTCGTTCGTCGCGTCGATCAGTCTCCCGGCCGGGAGATCGAGCCCGAGCGCGCGCCCGCTCGGATCTGCCGTCAACCGCGGCAGCGGATTGGGAAGGGTCGCCATGCCGGTGACTGTAGAACCCACCACTGACAACGCGCCGCGGGCCGGAGCGGTCAGAGACGCTCGGGTGTCCTGATGCCCAGCAGGGTCATGCCCTGGTGGAGGGTGCGGGCCGTCAGGTCGCAGAGGAACAGGCGGTTCTCCGCGACCTCCTGCGCCGGGGCCGGCTTGATGACCGGGCACTGGTCGTAGAACGTCGTGTACAGCGAGGCCAGTTGGTACAGGTACGCCGCCAGCTTGTGCGGGGCGTACTCGGCCGCGACCTCCTCCAGCGTCTCCCCGAACCGGTCAAGATGCAGACCCAGCGCCCGCTCCGCCGGGGCCAGTTCGAGCTCCGGGTGGGCAACCGGCGTACGGTCACCCGCCTTTCCGAAGATCGACCGGATACGGGCGTACGCGTACTGGAGGTAGACGGACGTGTCGCCGTTCAGCGAGACCATCTGGTCCAGGTCGAACTTGTAGTCCCGCACCGCCGAGGTGGACAGGTCCGCGTACTTCACGGCGCCGATGCCGACGTACCGGCCGTTCTCCTCGATCTCCCGCTCGCTCAGACCCACCTTCTCGGCCTTCTCCCGCACGACCGCCGTCGCCCGGTCGATCGCCTCGTCCAGCAGGTCGACCAGCCGGACCGTCTCGCCCTCACGCGTCTTGAACGGCTTGCCGTCCTTGCCCAGCACCGTGCCGAAGGCGAGCTGGTGCGCGTTGACGTCGTCGTTCAGCCAGCCGGCCCTGCGCGCCGTCTCGAAGACCATCTTGAAGTGCAGGGACTGCCGCGCGTCCACGACGTAGATCAGGCTGTCGGCCTTCAGGTTGAAGACCCGGTCACGGATCGCCGACAGGTCGGTGGCCGCGTAGCCGTAACCGCCGTCCGACTTCTTCACGATCAGCGGCACCGGATTGCCGTCCGGGCCCTTCACGTCGTCGAAGAACACGCACAGCGCGCCGTCCGAGCGGACCGCCACGCCCGACTCCTCCAGGAGGCGGCACGTCTCGTCCAGCATGTCGTTGTAGCCGGACTCGCCGACCACGTCCGGGTCCCGGATCTCCATGTCCAGCTTGTCGAAGACCGAGTAGAAGTAGATCTTCGACTCGTCCACGAACTTCTGCCACATGGCCAGCGTCTCGGGCTCACCCGCCTGGAGGTCCACCACCCGGCGCCGCGCCCGCGTCTTGAACTCCTCGTCGGAGTCGAACACGGTCCGCGCCGCCTTGTAGAGCCGGTTCAGGTTCGACATGGCCTCCTCGCCGGAGACCTCGCCGCCCTTGTGGTCCAGCTCGTGCGGGTGCTCGATCAGGTACTGGATGAGCATGCCGAACTGCGTGCCCCAGTCGCCGATGTGGTGCCGGCGCACGACGGACTCGCCGGTGAACTCCAGGATCTGCACGACCGCGTCACCGATCACCGCGGACCGCAGATGGCCGACGTGCATCTCCTTGGCCACGTTCGGCTGCGCGTAGTCGATCACCGTCGTGCCCGGGTTCTCCGCGAGCGGCACGCCGAGGCGCTCACCGTCCGCGTACCGCTCCGCCAGGTTCGCGACGATCGCCCGGTCGGTGATCGTGATGTTCAGGAACCCGGGCCCGGAGACCTCGATGTCCTGGATCACCTCACCCGACTCGACCGCGGCCACGACCTGCGTCGCCAGCTCGCGCGGGTTCGCCTTCGCCTTCTTGGCCAGCGCCAGGATCCCGTTGGCCTGGAAATCGGCCCGGTCGCTTCGGCGCAGCAGCGGGTCGGCGGAACCGGCCTCCGGCAGAGCTGCCGAGAAGGCGTCCGCGAGGCGCTGATGGACGGAAGCGGTGAGGGACGTGACCGAGGCCATGGAGTGGCTGCCGTTTCTGCTCGGGTTCCGGAGACTCTGAGAACGGAGACTCTGAAATACGGAGACTCCGAGTACAGGGAAAGCCAGTATCCCACGCGGTGAAAAGCCGTTTTCGCGGTTGAGGCCCGAGCTGGGAGAATGGTCGCGTCAGCCGTACTCGCGTTTGAGGAAGAAGGACGTGCCGATCGTGGCTCAGAGCACCGAGACCACCGACTGGGTCTCCCGTTTCGCGGATGAGGTCATCGAGGAGTCGGAGCGCCGAGCCCCGGGCAAACCCGTCGTCGTCGCGTCCGGCCTCTCCCCGTCGGGCCCGATCCACCTCGGCAACCTCCGCGAGGTCATGACCCCGCACCTCGTCGCCGACGAGATCCGCCGCCGCGGCCACACCGTGCGCCACCTGATCTCCTGGGACGACTACGACCGCTACCGCAAGGTACCGAACGGCGTCGCGGGCATCGACGAGTCCTGGGCCGAGCACATCGGCAAGCCGCTGACCTCCGTCCCGGCCCCCGCCGGCTCCGCGTACCCGAACTGGGCCGAGCACTTCAAGGCCGCCATGACCGAGGCCCTGGCCGAGCTCGGCGTCGAGTACGACGGCATCAGCCAGACCGAGCAGTACACCGCGGGCACCTACCGCGAGCAGGTCCTGTTCGCCATGAAGCACCGCGGCGACATCGACGCGATCCTCGACCAGTACCGCACCAAGAAGGCCCCCGCCAAGAAGCAGCAGGGCCAGAAGCCGGTCGACGAGGCCGAGCTGGAGGCGGCCGAGGGCTCCGGCGCCGCCGCCGAGGACGACGGCAGCTCCACCTCCGGGTACTACCCGTACAAGCCCTACTGCGGGCAGTGCGAGAAGGACCTGACCACCGTCACCTCCTACGACGACGCGACCACCGAGCTGTCGTACACCTGCTCCGCCTGCGGCTTCGCCGAGACCGTCCTGCTCAGCGAGTTCAACCGCGGCAAGCTGGTCTGGAAGGTCGACTGGCCCATGCGCTGGGCCTACGAAGGCGTGATCTTCGAGCCGAGCGGCGTCGACCACTCCTCCCCGGGCTCCTCCTTCCAGGTCGGCGGCCAGATCGTCGGGATCTTCGGCGGCAAGCAGCCCATCGGCCCGATGTACGCCTTCGTCGGCATCTCCGGCATGGCCAAGATGTCCAGCAGCAAGGGCGGGGTCCCGACCGCGTCCGACGCGCTCCAGATCATGGAGCCGCAGCTGCTGCGCTGGCTGTACGCCCGCCGCCGCCCCAACCAGTCGTTCAAGATCGCCTTCGACCAGGAGATCCAGCGGCTCTACGACGAGTGGGACAAGCTCGCCGGCAAGGTCGCCGACGGCTCGGTCCTGCCGGCCGACGCCGCCGCGTACAGCCGCGCCGTCGGCACCGCCGCCGGCGAGCTGCCCCCGACCCCCCGCCCGATGGCCTACCGCACCCTGGCCTCCGTCGCCGACATCACCGCCGGCGCCGAGGACCAGACCCTGCGCATCCTCAGCGAACTCGACCCCGAGAACCCGCTCACCTCCCTGGACGAGGTCCGGCCGCGCCTCGACAAGGCCGAGACCTGGATCAACACCCAGGTCCCCGCCGAGGAGCGCACCGTCGTGCGCGAAGAGCCCGACGCCGAGCTCCTGAAGTCCCTCGACGACCAGGGCCGCGAGTCGCTGCGCCTGCTCCTCGAAGGACTGGAGACGAACTGGTCCCTGGACGGCCTCACCCACCTCGTCTACGGCGTTCCCAAGGTCCAGGCGGGCTTCCCCGCCGACGCCACCGCCAAGGAACTCCCCGCCGAGATCAAGGTCGCCCAGCGCACCTTCTTCGCCCTGCTCTACCACCTGCTCGTCGGCCGCGACACCGGGCCGCGCCTGCCCACGCTGCTGCTCGCCGTGGGCCAGGACCGGGTGCGCAAGCTGCTCAGCGCGTAACCAGGCACCGCCAGGCGGTACGAGGAAGGGGCTCCCGGTGATCACCGGGAGCCCCTTCCTCGTACCGCTTCAGCGTGCCGCCGCGCGCGGGCGTGCCCGCTAGGCGATGTGGTCCTCCTCCAGCTCCGCGGAGAAACGGTTCTGGAAGCGCTCCGTGAGGTTCTTCAGCGCCGTGCTGCCGAGCCTCGTCCCGTACGTGGCCTCTATGTTGTCGCCGAGCGTCCGCGGCGTGGGGAAGCTGCCGTCTATCGACTGACGGAACACCTGGTAGTACGCCTCCTCCTGGGCCTTCTCGTCCAGGATCGGCGACTGCTCCTCCCGCGGGGACGGGATGGGCAGCTGCTCGGGGCCGCCGCCCTCACCGAGCTGGCGCGTACGGCCGGGGCCCGCCGGGATCGGGAAGGTACCCGTCTCCTCAGGGCCGGGCTCGTAGGCCTGTGCCTCCTGCTCGGCGAACCACTGCCGGTACTGCTCCTCCTGGCCGAACGACGGGTCGTAGCCACCGTCGTACGGGATCTCCTGGGGGTCGACCGGGGTCGCGAACCACGGGTTCAGACTCGGGTCCGCCGCCTGCCCCGGGTACTGGCCCTGGCCCTGACCTTGGTACTGATTCTGGCCCTGGCCCTGGTACTGGTTCTGCCCCTGGCCCTGATAGGCGCCCTGAGCCTGTCCCTGTCCTTGTCCCTGGCCTTGGCCTTGGTTCTGCTGGGCGTACGCGGCCTGCTGCTGACGCTCGCCGCCGCCGTTCGCCTCCAGCTCCAACGGCTCGGGAGCCGCCGGGGCGGCCGGGACCGACGTCTGAACCGGCGCGGGCGCGGGCGCCGGCGGCAGCAGCGCCGGCTCGATGCCGGCCGCCGCGAGACCCGCGGGAGCCGTCTCGGCGAGGGGGACGCCGTAGCGGGCCAGCCGCAGCGGCATCAGCGACTCCACGGGGGCCTTGCGGCGCCAGGAGCGGCCGAAGCGGGAGTGCAGACGGGCCTGGTAGACGAGGCGGTCCTGTTCCAGCTTGATGACCTGCTCGTAGGAGCGCAGCTCCCACAGCTTCATCCGGCGCCACAGCAGGAAGGTGGGGATCGGGGAGAGCAGCCAGCGGGTGAGGCGCACGCCCTCCATGTGCTTGTCGGCCGTGATGTCGGCGATGCGGCCGACCGCGTGCCGGGCGGCCTCGACCGAGACCACGAACAGCACCGGGATGACCGCGTGCATGCCGACGCCCAGCGGGTCCGGCCAGG
Proteins encoded:
- a CDS encoding CU044_5270 family protein; amino-acid sequence: MDDLSLVRGLGADRDGPSDRARAVAFARLTSAIGEETGDGGTALARQRPLSRRLVFRAAIAATGTAAVAGTTLFAIRAGGTRLTALNAAQVLRRAADRSRVDDDGMPIPRDDQYMYSREITHRTYDRGGRKMRLVDECWLSVDGSKPTRYIYDGRIQDDPPLGKHQVQSIPLQYSKLKKWPTDPDELLKWFGHGTAPGGSEEDGLFVYAEACMFLRGPRVLPPGLRAAAFEAVAKLPAVKIDHDRVDALGRHGVGISYPKMAFGLVFDPETYAYLGMFERGHSDKNGGFSQVRAVVAQGVVDRIGQRPTARDTDRTTPSASAAPSQSQSPSPSPSDATSAPASPSPASSSPSAAPTPSAPSSSPSATSASPSPAGATPRRSPPTSG
- a CDS encoding RNA polymerase sigma factor, translating into MTLSPSVGVPVPRAVTATAVGHDSGGGAGEDGDSDASVIERSWDEPDVFAELFHRYADDIHRYAARRLGTEAADDLMAETFVIAFQRRRRYDLTRPHARPWLYGIVTRLIGGQRRSEARQLRALSRVASRTPSDGSGGEPLAERVTARISAENTRDALTAALAKLPARHRDVLLVIAWGDLDYAEAAEALGIPVGTVRSRLHRARKKLRVALGGSDPTAFREEEEEPRRG
- a CDS encoding DUF4253 domain-containing protein yields the protein MATLPNPLPRLTADPSGRALGLDLPAGRLIDATNDGPWHEPLLWHAEDRAAPGDWAALSAARTSGLLPVLLDVGGPQRGPEDWELMPGEMSYPGDHDADEVLAEFWEEYAADEPGPDQDYPGKEKVVEIFGEQPGLDETIAPYGPLWPGLAAAGPLAADPEARAAEMADSLAQPGSWLKEPRVALVPARRSADIPAVLGWSGPLNHENDVARLGAVLRSWEDRFGIRVVALTFDQLVLSVAAPPATVAEAEAVAAEHFAFCPDNIAQGDHQTLREYAEHEVLNERVWSFWWD
- the argS gene encoding arginine--tRNA ligase; translation: MASVTSLTASVHQRLADAFSAALPEAGSADPLLRRSDRADFQANGILALAKKAKANPRELATQVVAAVESGEVIQDIEVSGPGFLNITITDRAIVANLAERYADGERLGVPLAENPGTTVIDYAQPNVAKEMHVGHLRSAVIGDAVVQILEFTGESVVRRHHIGDWGTQFGMLIQYLIEHPHELDHKGGEVSGEEAMSNLNRLYKAARTVFDSDEEFKTRARRRVVDLQAGEPETLAMWQKFVDESKIYFYSVFDKLDMEIRDPDVVGESGYNDMLDETCRLLEESGVAVRSDGALCVFFDDVKGPDGNPVPLIVKKSDGGYGYAATDLSAIRDRVFNLKADSLIYVVDARQSLHFKMVFETARRAGWLNDDVNAHQLAFGTVLGKDGKPFKTREGETVRLVDLLDEAIDRATAVVREKAEKVGLSEREIEENGRYVGIGAVKYADLSTSAVRDYKFDLDQMVSLNGDTSVYLQYAYARIRSIFGKAGDRTPVAHPELELAPAERALGLHLDRFGETLEEVAAEYAPHKLAAYLYQLASLYTTFYDQCPVIKPAPAQEVAENRLFLCDLTARTLHQGMTLLGIRTPERL